One genomic segment of Sminthopsis crassicaudata isolate SCR6 chromosome 4, ASM4859323v1, whole genome shotgun sequence includes these proteins:
- the CFAP97D1 gene encoding sperm axonemal maintenance protein CFAP97D1 isoform X2: protein MNNSLEYLAYPAIVANHRQTTAFKKKLDVGHHEAHKNRVEVAKPTVDTKPPVAHTHHILKLSKLQGEQKRFNKIEYENKQLCQKIADAQRGRPSVDCWNEYFSKRETRNRELVRITVENQGILRRIGDRKPHYDRRASEIDWQNSRRYIKNTTRYLLYKKE from the exons ATGAACAACTCCTTAGAATACTTAGCATATCCTGCAATTGTTGCTAATCATAGACAAACTACAGCCTTTAAGAAGAAATTGGATGTCGGGCACCATGAAGCTCACAAGAACAGAGTGGAAGTAG CTAAGCCTACAGTTGATACCAAACCTCCAGTGGCACATACACaccatattttaaaactaagcaAATTACAG GGTGAACaaaaaagattcaataaaatCGAATATGAAAACAAGCAACTATGTCAAAAAATTGCCGATGCTCAGCGTGGTCGTCCCTCAGTGGATTGCTGGAACGAATACTTTTCCAAAAG AGAGACTCGCAACAGGGAATTAGTGAGAATTACCGTGGAGAATCAAGGAATTCTTCGGAGGATTGGAGACCGTAAACCTCACTATGACCGAAGGGCATCAGAGATAGACTGGCAG AATTCCAGACGATATATAAAAAATACCACAAGATACCTTCTCTACAAAAAAGAATAG
- the CFAP97D1 gene encoding sperm axonemal maintenance protein CFAP97D1 isoform X1 — MNNSLEYLAYPAIVANHRQTTAFKKKLDVGHHEAHKNRVEVAKPTVDTKPPVAHTHHILKLSKLQGEQKRFNKIEYENKQLCQKIADAQRGRPSVDCWNEYFSKSLNRETRNRELVRITVENQGILRRIGDRKPHYDRRASEIDWQNSRRYIKNTTRYLLYKKE; from the exons ATGAACAACTCCTTAGAATACTTAGCATATCCTGCAATTGTTGCTAATCATAGACAAACTACAGCCTTTAAGAAGAAATTGGATGTCGGGCACCATGAAGCTCACAAGAACAGAGTGGAAGTAG CTAAGCCTACAGTTGATACCAAACCTCCAGTGGCACATACACaccatattttaaaactaagcaAATTACAG GGTGAACaaaaaagattcaataaaatCGAATATGAAAACAAGCAACTATGTCAAAAAATTGCCGATGCTCAGCGTGGTCGTCCCTCAGTGGATTGCTGGAACGAATACTTTTCCAAAAG ctTAAATAGAGAGACTCGCAACAGGGAATTAGTGAGAATTACCGTGGAGAATCAAGGAATTCTTCGGAGGATTGGAGACCGTAAACCTCACTATGACCGAAGGGCATCAGAGATAGACTGGCAG AATTCCAGACGATATATAAAAAATACCACAAGATACCTTCTCTACAAAAAAGAATAG